One window from the genome of Spiractinospora alimapuensis encodes:
- a CDS encoding UPF0182 family membrane protein, whose translation MLVPVAIAILALVAAVVLAATYWTDFKWFRAIGFADVFLTEISSRLIMFVIGALLMGAVVGVNIYMAYRHRVVNPPYSPEQQGLDRYRTTIQTRKRLVFWLIVAFLGVLAGISASAEWQAYLLYFNSTPFGLEDEAFNMDLSFFAFSYPFLETILGYLSAAVIIGFIAAVVTHYLYGSIRLQTPGQRATVAARVHMSVMLGVFVLLRAAGYWLDRYGLAFSDRGYTFGPHHTDMAAVLPARTILVIISIFCAVLFFANIYFRNAMVPLTSLGLLVLAHVLIGTVWPAIVQQFQVNPNEQQMEREYIQNNIEATRYAYDIDDTDVISYDAETELNPSQLAEEAATIPSVRLVDPNVVSRTFQQTQQVRGFYQFPERLDVDRYEMPDGTMVDTIIAARELDGPPEGQDNWLTRHMIYTHGFGFVAAAGNQVDTDGRPVYTEYDIPPRGDLQEVTGEYEPRIYYGREGAEYVIVDAEEEYDYPLDTGESDITTSEDVDVEGLETGDEEAANQEADESTAPEQSEALTAADGADEADEAPADEQPADEGAEEGGEGEGDGFTEDEEGGQATNRYDGEGGVQLNNFLDRILYAVKYSEPDILLNREIHAESRILYNRDPLERVEKVAPFLTVDTAPYPAVVDGRIQWIVDAYTTSSNIPYSTPIDLDTATADAVNEGTQQLETQPRNDINYIRNSVKATVDAYDGTVTLYEWDEEDPVLDTWQSAFPDAITPKDEISDELADHLRYPEDMFKVQRETLERYHIQDADEFYGGQDFWEVPNDPTTDNDVPVPPYRQTLHFPGDDEPSFSMTSSYVPRGRENLASFMAVDNEPSSEHYGQIRILQLPGGTAIQGPGQMQNQMQADESVRDVLLPLEQGANVTFGNLLTLPFAGGLLYVEPVYVQAEGGDQASYPLLQQVLVGFGEDVAVGNNLQDALNNLFDEGDGPLEEVPDGEAGTEEEDTGGDETVEDALADAADAYEEGDQALQDGDFAAYGEAMERLQDALERAAEASDGGATEDEATEE comes from the coding sequence TTGCTTGTCCCCGTCGCGATCGCGATCCTCGCCCTCGTGGCGGCGGTGGTGCTTGCCGCGACGTACTGGACCGACTTCAAGTGGTTCCGCGCGATCGGCTTCGCCGACGTGTTCCTGACTGAGATCAGCTCCCGGCTGATCATGTTCGTCATCGGCGCGCTCCTGATGGGCGCCGTGGTCGGCGTCAACATCTACATGGCGTACCGCCACCGTGTCGTCAACCCGCCCTACAGCCCCGAGCAGCAGGGTCTCGACCGGTACCGTACGACGATCCAGACGCGCAAGCGGCTCGTCTTCTGGCTGATCGTCGCTTTCCTGGGGGTCCTCGCGGGCATCTCGGCGAGCGCCGAATGGCAGGCGTACCTGCTGTACTTCAACAGCACGCCGTTCGGACTCGAAGACGAAGCGTTCAACATGGACCTGTCGTTCTTCGCGTTCAGCTACCCGTTCCTGGAGACGATCCTCGGGTACCTCTCCGCGGCCGTCATCATCGGCTTCATCGCCGCGGTGGTCACGCACTACCTCTACGGCAGCATCCGGCTGCAGACACCGGGACAGCGCGCCACGGTCGCCGCCCGCGTTCACATGTCGGTGATGCTCGGTGTGTTCGTGCTGCTGCGCGCCGCCGGATACTGGCTGGACCGGTACGGGCTCGCCTTCTCCGACCGGGGCTACACCTTCGGCCCTCACCACACGGACATGGCCGCGGTCCTGCCCGCACGCACCATCCTGGTGATCATCTCGATCTTCTGCGCGGTGCTGTTCTTCGCCAACATCTACTTCCGCAACGCGATGGTGCCGCTGACCAGCCTTGGTCTGCTGGTGCTCGCGCACGTGCTCATCGGTACGGTGTGGCCCGCGATCGTTCAGCAGTTCCAGGTGAACCCGAACGAGCAGCAGATGGAACGGGAGTACATCCAGAACAATATCGAGGCGACAAGATACGCCTACGATATCGACGACACCGACGTCATCAGCTACGACGCCGAGACGGAGCTCAACCCGAGCCAGTTGGCGGAGGAGGCCGCGACGATTCCGAGCGTCCGGCTGGTCGACCCCAACGTCGTGTCGCGGACGTTCCAGCAGACCCAGCAGGTGCGTGGTTTCTACCAGTTCCCCGAACGGTTGGACGTCGACCGCTACGAGATGCCCGACGGCACCATGGTGGACACCATCATCGCCGCGCGTGAACTCGACGGTCCGCCCGAAGGCCAGGACAACTGGCTGACGCGGCACATGATCTACACCCACGGCTTCGGGTTCGTGGCAGCCGCCGGTAACCAGGTGGACACCGACGGCCGTCCCGTCTACACCGAGTACGACATCCCGCCGCGGGGCGACCTGCAGGAGGTCACGGGGGAGTACGAGCCCCGGATCTACTACGGCCGTGAGGGCGCCGAGTACGTCATCGTCGACGCGGAGGAGGAGTACGACTACCCGCTCGACACCGGCGAGAGCGACATCACCACCAGTGAGGATGTCGACGTCGAGGGGTTGGAGACCGGTGACGAGGAGGCCGCCAACCAGGAGGCCGACGAGTCGACGGCGCCGGAGCAGTCCGAGGCCCTGACGGCCGCCGACGGCGCGGACGAGGCCGACGAGGCTCCGGCCGACGAGCAACCCGCCGACGAAGGCGCCGAAGAGGGCGGCGAGGGCGAGGGCGACGGCTTCACCGAGGACGAGGAAGGTGGACAGGCGACCAACCGTTACGACGGTGAGGGCGGCGTCCAGTTGAACAACTTCCTCGACCGCATCCTGTACGCCGTGAAGTACAGCGAGCCGGACATCCTGCTCAACCGGGAGATCCACGCCGAGTCCCGGATCCTGTACAACCGGGACCCGTTGGAGCGGGTCGAGAAGGTGGCCCCGTTCCTCACGGTGGACACCGCACCGTATCCCGCGGTGGTCGACGGCCGGATCCAGTGGATCGTGGACGCCTACACCACGTCGTCCAACATTCCCTACTCCACGCCGATCGACCTGGACACCGCGACCGCGGACGCCGTCAACGAGGGAACGCAGCAGCTCGAGACGCAACCGCGGAACGACATCAACTACATCCGGAACTCGGTGAAGGCGACGGTCGACGCCTACGACGGCACCGTCACCCTCTACGAGTGGGATGAGGAGGACCCGGTCCTGGACACGTGGCAGTCGGCCTTCCCGGACGCCATCACGCCCAAGGACGAGATCAGCGACGAGCTGGCCGACCACCTGCGGTATCCCGAGGACATGTTCAAGGTCCAGCGGGAGACCCTGGAGCGGTACCACATCCAGGACGCCGACGAGTTCTACGGTGGTCAGGACTTCTGGGAGGTCCCCAACGACCCGACGACCGACAACGACGTCCCGGTGCCGCCGTATCGGCAGACGCTGCACTTCCCGGGCGACGACGAGCCCAGCTTCTCCATGACGTCCTCCTACGTGCCTCGAGGCCGAGAGAACCTCGCCTCGTTCATGGCGGTGGACAACGAGCCCTCGTCGGAGCACTACGGCCAGATACGCATCCTGCAACTGCCCGGAGGGACCGCCATCCAGGGTCCCGGTCAGATGCAGAACCAGATGCAGGCCGACGAGTCCGTCCGAGACGTCCTGCTGCCGCTGGAACAGGGCGCCAACGTCACCTTCGGTAACTTGCTCACCCTGCCGTTCGCGGGCGGGCTGCTGTACGTGGAACCGGTCTACGTGCAGGCGGAGGGCGGCGACCAGGCGTCGTACCCGCTGCTGCAGCAGGTCCTCGTCGGGTTCGGTGAGGACGTCGCCGTGGGCAACAACCTCCAGGACGCCCTGAACAACCTCTTCGACGAGGGAGACGGGCCGCTCGAGGAGGTTCCCGACGGTGAAGCGGGGACCGAGGAGGAGGACACGGGCGGCGACGAGACCGTCGAGGACGCCCTCGCCGACGCCGCCGACGCCTACGAGGAAGGCGACCAGGCTCTCCAGGACGGCGACTTCGCCGCCTACGGAGAGGCCATGGAACGCCTCCAGGACGCCCTCGAACGCGCCGCCGAAGCATCCGACGGCGGAGCCACCGAGGACGAGGCAACCGAGGAGTAA
- a CDS encoding RNA polymerase sigma factor — protein MDEVLIRTLTPTVIGVLIRRGAGFAAAEDAVQDALVEAVRTWPDGPPRDPKGWLVSVAWRRFLDATRADTARRRRDQRADEEPAPGPVTNVDDTLWLYFLCAHPSLTSSSAVALTLRAVGGLTTRQIARAYLVPEATMAQRISRAKRTVAGVRFDRPGDVATVLRVLYLVFNEGYSGDVDLEAEAIRLTRQLATVVDHEEVMGLLALMLLHHARRPARTTADGALVPLAEQDRGLWDTRLIAEGIGILRAALARDRLGEYQAQAAITALHADAETTAETDWPQIVEWYDELARITGSAVVRLNRAVAVGEADGARAGLVALAELDPSLPRYSAVAAYLHERDGDPATAARLYAEAARQAPNLAERDHLMRQAARLNS, from the coding sequence GTGGACGAGGTCCTGATTCGGACTCTCACCCCCACGGTGATCGGTGTCCTCATCCGCCGCGGCGCGGGTTTCGCGGCGGCCGAGGACGCCGTTCAGGACGCCTTGGTCGAAGCCGTACGCACCTGGCCCGACGGCCCACCGCGGGACCCAAAGGGATGGCTGGTCAGCGTGGCCTGGCGCCGATTCCTGGACGCGACCCGTGCCGACACGGCACGACGGCGCCGTGACCAACGCGCGGACGAGGAACCCGCGCCCGGCCCCGTGACCAACGTGGACGACACCTTGTGGCTGTACTTCCTGTGTGCCCACCCGTCCCTCACCTCGTCGTCCGCGGTCGCGCTCACGCTCCGGGCCGTCGGTGGGCTGACCACACGCCAGATCGCGCGGGCCTACCTCGTGCCCGAGGCGACCATGGCGCAGCGCATCAGCCGCGCCAAGCGCACGGTCGCCGGCGTACGGTTCGACCGGCCCGGCGACGTCGCGACCGTGCTGCGCGTTCTCTACCTGGTGTTCAACGAGGGCTATTCCGGCGACGTCGACCTCGAGGCCGAGGCCATCCGACTGACCCGACAGCTCGCGACCGTGGTCGACCACGAGGAGGTCATGGGGCTACTCGCGTTGATGCTGCTGCATCACGCCAGGCGCCCCGCGCGCACCACCGCTGACGGCGCCCTGGTGCCTCTCGCCGAACAGGATCGTGGTCTCTGGGACACACGCCTCATCGCCGAGGGGATCGGGATCCTGCGGGCGGCCCTCGCTCGCGACCGGTTGGGCGAGTACCAGGCGCAGGCCGCCATCACGGCACTGCACGCCGACGCCGAGACCACGGCGGAGACCGACTGGCCACAGATCGTGGAGTGGTACGACGAGCTGGCGCGGATCACCGGGAGTGCCGTGGTCCGGCTGAACCGCGCCGTGGCCGTGGGGGAGGCCGACGGCGCCCGGGCCGGCCTCGTCGCGCTCGCGGAGCTGGACCCGTCCCTGCCTCGCTACTCCGCGGTGGCCGCGTACCTCCACGAACGGGACGGGGACCCGGCGACGGCCGCGAGGCTCTACGCCGAGGCAGCGCGCCAGGCACCGAATCTCGCCGAACGCGACCACCTCATGCGCCAGGCCGCCCGCCTCAACTCCTGA
- a CDS encoding SHOCT domain-containing protein → MCLIPLLILLLVAFFLFRRFGPPSWVRDGGRPHGFGPRQETPDDAARRLLAERFAKGDITVEEFLERASALNWYPGGEGDKKS, encoded by the coding sequence ATGTGTCTGATCCCGCTACTCATCCTTCTCCTGGTGGCATTCTTCCTGTTCCGTCGCTTCGGCCCTCCGTCGTGGGTGCGCGACGGCGGACGCCCACACGGATTCGGCCCGAGGCAGGAGACGCCCGATGACGCCGCGCGGCGGTTGCTCGCCGAGCGGTTCGCCAAGGGAGACATCACGGTGGAGGAGTTCCTGGAGCGCGCGAGTGCCCTGAACTGGTACCCGGGCGGCGAGGGAGACAAGAAGTCGTGA
- a CDS encoding bifunctional glycosyltransferase/CDP-glycerol:glycerophosphate glycerophosphotransferase, with translation MPRFTVVVPVYGVRSYLRACLDSVLQQEFTDLEVVIVDDASPDGSAEVIEEYARADARVRTISRSRNGGLSLARNIALDAARGDYVLFLDGDDTYEPGALAAINRRLELGEFPDLLVFDHVRSYWTGRVAASVFQELLRSTDESTFSLDERPEMVEIFHIACNKAYKTEFLRRIELRFEPGIYEDVYFSYAAMVAAKKIMCLPRPCLNYRQRREGAITASAGKKHFDIFDQYRKLFAFVDRAGVSEEVRGKLHRKMVEHFTFCLIRSNRIPRAHRREYLRDAAACIAELAPADGETTERTPGRTNRAIERGSHLSLTGLRVGRDSVRQARAASRWVRRASSRVARGVTYSVQRARPLDDQLAVFASYWYRPPSCNPAAIYDAMRELAPDMRGVWVVRDGDADMVPSGVDWVTVGSRGYAEVMARAKFLVNNVNFANRIVKRPGQVHIQTHHGTPLKYMGLDQQEFPAAAAGTSFHSLLRRVDRWDYSLVSNDHSAETWGRVYPGSYQNVASGYPRNDVYYTSTAEDVAEIRARLGLPSDRFVLLYAPTMRDYRRGYVPLLDLERVARAIGPDHLLLVRTHYSYGPQQLITELEERGLVRDVSSHPRVEELCLAADGLITDYSSVMFDYANLDRPIIGYVPDWDVYAGSRGVYVDITSGAPGAEPRNRGAYRGPTHRRRAVGGVAGPPRRGTPRGVPAALLYLRRRVRRAVVRGLLLGEELPPSIPIDQRSPAPSVMPVVTFDGVLRESATA, from the coding sequence GTGCCGCGATTCACTGTTGTCGTTCCCGTGTACGGAGTGCGCAGTTACCTGCGTGCCTGCCTGGATTCGGTTCTCCAGCAGGAATTCACCGACCTCGAGGTGGTTATCGTCGACGACGCCTCTCCGGACGGCAGTGCGGAGGTGATCGAGGAGTACGCCCGGGCGGACGCCCGAGTCCGGACGATCTCGCGCTCCCGGAACGGGGGGCTGAGTCTGGCGCGCAACATCGCGCTGGACGCGGCCCGAGGCGACTACGTGTTGTTCCTGGACGGGGACGACACGTACGAGCCGGGGGCACTCGCCGCGATCAACCGACGCCTCGAACTGGGAGAGTTTCCGGATCTGCTGGTGTTCGACCATGTGCGGTCCTACTGGACGGGTCGGGTCGCCGCCAGCGTGTTCCAGGAGCTGCTCCGGTCCACCGACGAGTCGACGTTCTCCCTCGACGAACGGCCAGAAATGGTGGAGATTTTCCATATCGCTTGCAATAAGGCGTACAAGACGGAGTTTCTGCGTCGTATCGAGTTGCGTTTCGAGCCCGGAATTTATGAGGACGTTTACTTCTCCTATGCCGCGATGGTCGCCGCCAAGAAGATCATGTGTCTTCCGCGTCCCTGCCTCAACTATCGGCAGCGCCGTGAAGGGGCCATCACGGCGTCGGCGGGTAAGAAGCACTTCGACATCTTCGACCAATACCGGAAACTGTTCGCCTTCGTCGACCGCGCGGGGGTGTCCGAAGAGGTGCGCGGGAAACTCCACCGAAAGATGGTCGAGCACTTCACCTTCTGTCTGATCCGTTCCAACCGGATTCCCCGGGCCCATCGGCGTGAGTACCTCAGGGACGCGGCGGCGTGTATCGCGGAGCTGGCACCCGCCGACGGGGAGACGACGGAGCGGACGCCAGGACGCACCAATCGGGCCATCGAGCGGGGAAGCCACCTGAGCCTCACCGGGCTGCGCGTCGGCCGTGACAGCGTCCGACAGGCGCGTGCCGCGAGCCGGTGGGTCCGACGAGCCTCGAGTCGCGTCGCCCGCGGCGTGACTTACTCCGTCCAGCGTGCCCGCCCCCTGGACGACCAACTCGCGGTGTTCGCCTCCTACTGGTACCGGCCACCGTCCTGTAACCCCGCCGCGATCTACGACGCCATGCGCGAACTGGCCCCCGACATGCGCGGGGTCTGGGTGGTGCGCGACGGCGACGCGGACATGGTGCCGTCGGGCGTGGATTGGGTGACGGTCGGCTCGCGGGGCTACGCCGAAGTGATGGCTCGCGCGAAGTTCCTGGTCAATAACGTGAACTTCGCGAACCGTATCGTCAAGCGACCCGGTCAGGTACACATCCAGACCCACCACGGCACCCCGTTGAAGTACATGGGGCTGGACCAACAGGAGTTCCCGGCGGCGGCCGCGGGGACGAGCTTCCACAGTCTGCTCCGGCGCGTCGACCGTTGGGACTACAGCCTGGTGTCCAACGACCACTCCGCAGAGACCTGGGGGCGGGTCTACCCCGGCAGCTACCAGAACGTCGCCTCGGGCTACCCGCGCAACGACGTCTACTACACCAGCACCGCCGAGGACGTGGCGGAGATCCGTGCGCGGCTGGGCCTGCCGTCCGACCGCTTCGTCCTGTTGTACGCGCCGACGATGCGGGACTACCGAAGGGGCTACGTACCGCTGCTGGACCTGGAGCGGGTGGCCCGGGCGATCGGCCCGGACCATCTCCTGCTCGTTCGGACGCACTACTCCTACGGCCCGCAACAACTCATCACCGAACTGGAGGAGCGGGGTCTGGTCCGCGACGTGTCGAGCCACCCGCGCGTCGAGGAGCTGTGCCTGGCCGCCGACGGGCTGATCACTGACTACTCGTCGGTGATGTTCGACTACGCCAACCTCGACCGCCCGATCATCGGATACGTGCCCGACTGGGACGTCTACGCCGGATCGCGGGGTGTCTACGTCGACATCACGTCCGGCGCCCCCGGGGCAGAGCCCCGGAACCGTGGTGCGTACCGAGGACCGACTCATCGACGTCGTGCGGTCGGGGGCGTGGCGGGACCACCGCGCCGCGGAACTCCGCGCGGCGTTCCGGCAGCGCTTCTGTACCTACGACGACGGGTACGCCGCGCGGTGGTGCGTGGCCTGCTTCTGGGCGAGGAGCTCCCGCCGTCTATCC
- the hisN gene encoding histidinol-phosphatase — protein sequence MAAFDDDLRLAHVLADAADDLSSRRFRALDLHVDTKPDLTPVSEADRNVEEALRSTLDRARPRDAVLGEEYGKTGNSHRCWVIDPIDGTKNYIRGVPVWASLIALLDGNDPVVGVVSAPALNRRWWAQLGGGAWTGRSLTKATRCQVSGVSDLGDASLSFSSLTGWEERNRLDPFLGLTRKVWRTRAYGDFWSHVMVAEGAVDIAAEPELSLWDAAPLPIILSEAGGRATNLSGRDFEDGGPLVCTNGALHDAVLLQLNGGPTPVQDR from the coding sequence ATGGCTGCCTTTGACGACGACCTGCGCCTCGCCCACGTCCTGGCGGACGCGGCCGACGACCTCTCCTCCCGCCGCTTTCGCGCCCTTGACCTTCACGTCGACACCAAACCCGACCTGACGCCGGTCAGCGAAGCGGACCGAAACGTGGAGGAGGCCCTACGCAGCACACTCGACCGGGCCCGTCCGCGCGACGCCGTGCTCGGGGAGGAGTACGGCAAGACCGGGAACAGTCACCGGTGCTGGGTCATCGACCCCATCGACGGGACCAAGAACTACATCCGTGGCGTGCCCGTATGGGCCAGCCTCATCGCGTTGTTGGACGGCAACGACCCCGTCGTCGGCGTCGTCTCCGCCCCCGCCCTGAACCGTCGTTGGTGGGCCCAACTGGGCGGCGGAGCCTGGACGGGGCGCAGCCTCACGAAGGCGACCCGCTGCCAGGTGTCCGGCGTGAGCGACCTCGGGGACGCCTCCCTGTCCTTCTCCTCCCTCACCGGGTGGGAAGAACGCAACCGATTGGACCCGTTTCTCGGTCTCACCCGCAAGGTGTGGCGGACCCGCGCCTACGGTGACTTCTGGTCCCACGTCATGGTCGCCGAGGGCGCGGTGGACATCGCCGCCGAACCAGAGCTCTCCCTGTGGGACGCGGCGCCACTGCCCATCATCCTCAGCGAGGCCGGCGGACGAGCGACCAACCTGAGCGGCCGCGACTTCGAGGACGGTGGCCCCTTGGTATGCACCAACGGCGCCCTCCACGACGCGGTGTTGCTGCAACTCAACGGCGGCCCCACACCGGTCCAGGACCGTTGA
- a CDS encoding YlbL family protein, with amino-acid sequence MGVALFRMPVPYLVASPGVALNTLGDHDDEPIIQVDGRESFQHDEGGLAMVTVQYVGGPNHRIDLLTALSGWIAPTSAVLPEEAVFPPGRTVEEVSEDQTLMMDSSQKLAVAAALSHLDIDYSEVPVVRDVPDDMPAHGVLEPEDVLTEVDGDPVEGQDDAAQRIRDREPGDSVEITVKRDGETEDLSVPTVDDGEGNAVIGILIDSDMEFPFDVDISVGEIGGPSAGMMFSLGIIDRLSEESITGDHYVAGTGTITPQGDVGGVSGVAQKMVSAERQGAEYFLVAAESCSQTLESAAQDIRVVPVETLDEATSTLDVIRDDGDTDALPTCQ; translated from the coding sequence ATGGGCGTCGCCCTCTTCCGGATGCCGGTGCCCTACCTCGTGGCTTCCCCGGGAGTCGCCCTGAACACCCTGGGCGACCACGACGACGAGCCCATCATCCAGGTCGACGGGCGAGAGAGCTTCCAGCACGACGAGGGCGGCCTGGCGATGGTCACCGTCCAGTACGTCGGCGGCCCCAACCACAGGATCGACCTACTGACCGCCCTCAGTGGTTGGATCGCTCCCACGAGCGCCGTCCTCCCCGAGGAGGCCGTGTTCCCTCCCGGACGCACGGTCGAGGAGGTCAGCGAGGACCAGACGCTGATGATGGACAGCTCCCAGAAGCTGGCCGTCGCCGCGGCGCTGAGCCACCTGGACATCGACTACTCCGAGGTTCCCGTCGTCCGCGACGTTCCCGACGACATGCCGGCCCACGGCGTGCTCGAACCGGAGGACGTACTGACGGAGGTCGACGGCGACCCCGTCGAGGGCCAGGACGACGCCGCGCAGCGGATCAGGGACCGGGAGCCCGGTGACTCCGTCGAGATCACCGTCAAGCGGGACGGCGAGACCGAGGACCTGTCCGTTCCCACCGTCGACGACGGTGAGGGCAACGCGGTCATCGGCATCCTCATCGACAGCGACATGGAGTTCCCGTTCGACGTCGACATCAGCGTCGGCGAAATCGGGGGCCCCAGTGCCGGAATGATGTTCTCGCTGGGCATCATCGACCGACTCAGCGAGGAGAGCATCACCGGCGACCACTACGTCGCCGGAACCGGGACCATCACTCCCCAGGGGGACGTCGGGGGCGTGAGCGGAGTCGCCCAGAAGATGGTGAGCGCCGAGCGGCAGGGAGCGGAGTACTTCCTCGTCGCCGCGGAGAGCTGTTCCCAAACCCTGGAGTCGGCCGCGCAGGACATCCGGGTCGTCCCCGTCGAGACCCTCGACGAGGCGACGTCCACCCTCGACGTCATCCGCGACGACGGCGACACCGACGCGCTGCCCACGTGCCAGTGA
- a CDS encoding YciI family protein encodes MAKYLLLKHYRGAPAPVNDVPMDQWTPDEISAHVRYMEDFAERLRETGEYVESQALAAEGTFVRYDGEGRPPVTDGPFAETKDLIAGWMVIDVDTYERALELAGELSAAPGAGGEPIHEWLELRPFMGAPPTIPE; translated from the coding sequence ATGGCCAAGTACCTGCTGCTCAAGCACTACCGAGGCGCACCGGCCCCGGTGAACGACGTGCCCATGGACCAGTGGACGCCAGACGAGATCTCCGCCCACGTGCGGTACATGGAGGACTTCGCGGAACGGCTGCGCGAGACCGGAGAGTACGTCGAGAGCCAGGCCCTCGCCGCGGAGGGCACGTTCGTCCGCTACGACGGCGAAGGGCGGCCACCCGTCACCGACGGGCCGTTCGCCGAGACCAAGGACCTCATCGCCGGTTGGATGGTGATCGATGTCGACACCTACGAACGCGCGCTGGAACTGGCCGGCGAACTCTCGGCCGCCCCGGGTGCTGGTGGCGAGCCGATCCACGAGTGGCTCGAGCTGCGCCCGTTCATGGGGGCGCCCCCGACGATCCCGGAGTGA
- a CDS encoding sensor histidine kinase: MRTDQGGRGRTGVGRVLALDVSLALVLGLVVVVATRGQAMFDGASPHGGPPFGPGYDGQGFPPQGSALGAGAYVTIVAAISATALRRVAPRVAFVGCAVAVLVFLALGNPYGPMMFLLAFVTFSAGAHLPPRRFLPWTVVLVGVVLAGHASAPYLGLTDLGAILGQVGALFGFGVAAAFGMLLRARRESVGRERAAELDRHAYSERLRIAQEVHDVVGHSLSVINMQAGVALHVLEKRPEQSAVALEAIRATSKEALDELRGTLAVFRDATEPGDAPAPPLAGLARLDELVESVRAGGRRVSRDVEGDPSNVSATVDHAAFRIVQEALTNAVRHAGDASVWVTIRYGAERLVVDVTDNGLADPAQPPRDGNGLAGMRERAEAVGGWLRAAPRTAGGFEVHAELPVNRERERGERET, translated from the coding sequence GTGCGCACTGACCAGGGAGGACGCGGTCGGACGGGCGTGGGGCGGGTCCTCGCGCTCGATGTTTCGTTGGCGTTGGTGCTCGGCCTGGTCGTCGTGGTGGCGACGCGTGGCCAGGCGATGTTCGACGGCGCGTCGCCCCACGGTGGCCCGCCCTTCGGTCCCGGCTACGACGGTCAGGGGTTTCCCCCACAGGGGTCCGCTCTGGGGGCCGGCGCCTATGTGACCATCGTCGCGGCGATCTCCGCGACGGCGCTGCGCCGGGTGGCGCCCCGCGTCGCGTTCGTGGGGTGTGCGGTGGCCGTGCTCGTGTTCCTGGCCCTGGGCAATCCCTACGGGCCGATGATGTTCCTGCTGGCGTTCGTCACCTTCTCCGCCGGAGCCCACCTGCCGCCCCGGCGGTTCCTCCCGTGGACCGTCGTGCTCGTCGGCGTGGTTCTCGCCGGTCACGCCTCCGCGCCCTACCTGGGGTTGACGGACCTTGGCGCGATCCTGGGACAGGTGGGCGCGCTCTTCGGATTCGGGGTGGCCGCGGCTTTCGGCATGTTGCTCCGGGCCCGCAGGGAGAGCGTGGGGCGGGAGCGTGCCGCCGAACTCGACCGCCACGCTTATTCCGAACGTCTGCGTATCGCCCAGGAGGTGCACGACGTCGTCGGCCACAGCCTCTCCGTCATCAACATGCAGGCCGGCGTGGCCCTGCACGTGCTCGAGAAGCGTCCCGAGCAGTCGGCCGTGGCGTTGGAGGCGATCCGTGCCACGAGCAAGGAGGCGCTCGACGAGTTGCGGGGAACCCTCGCCGTCTTCCGCGACGCGACGGAGCCCGGCGACGCCCCAGCCCCACCACTGGCGGGCCTCGCGCGCCTGGACGAGCTCGTGGAATCCGTGCGTGCAGGGGGACGCCGCGTTTCTCGTGACGTCGAGGGCGATCCGAGTAACGTGTCCGCCACCGTGGACCACGCCGCCTTCCGGATCGTGCAGGAGGCGCTCACCAACGCGGTCCGACACGCGGGCGACGCGTCGGTGTGGGTCACCATCCGGTACGGCGCGGAGAGGTTGGTCGTCGACGTCACCGACAACGGCCTCGCCGACCCGGCCCAACCGCCGAGGGACGGAAACGGACTGGCGGGGATGCGGGAACGCGCCGAGGCCGTTGGCGGGTGGCTGCGAGCCGCCCCACGCACCGCGGGAGGTTTCGAGGTCCATGCGGAGCTACCCGTCAACCGGGAACGGGAACGTGGGGAGAGGGAGACGTGA
- a CDS encoding response regulator transcription factor has product MSIRVLVADDQALVRMGLRVLLDAEDDMELVGEAEDGAEAVRLARRDRPDVVLMDVRMPVLDGIGALREIAADVALADTRVVMLTTFELDEYVFDALAAGAAGFLIKDGEPAELLRAVRLAAAGESLLSPTVTRRVIAHFATRRGRARPHPRIKDLTEREQEVLGLVGEGLSNEEIAEQLVVSPATARTHVSRAMVKLQARDRAQLAVFAHQAGLVD; this is encoded by the coding sequence GTGAGCATCCGAGTTCTCGTGGCCGACGACCAGGCACTGGTCCGGATGGGGCTGCGCGTGTTGCTGGACGCCGAGGACGACATGGAGCTCGTCGGGGAGGCCGAGGACGGAGCCGAGGCGGTCCGCCTCGCGCGGCGGGACCGTCCCGACGTGGTGCTGATGGACGTGCGTATGCCCGTCCTGGACGGGATCGGCGCCCTGCGGGAGATCGCCGCCGACGTCGCGCTGGCCGACACCCGGGTGGTCATGCTGACCACGTTCGAGCTCGACGAGTACGTGTTCGACGCTCTCGCCGCCGGCGCGGCGGGGTTCCTGATCAAGGACGGTGAACCCGCCGAACTGCTGCGTGCGGTCCGGCTCGCGGCCGCCGGCGAGTCGCTGCTCTCACCGACGGTGACCCGACGCGTCATCGCCCACTTCGCCACCCGGCGCGGTCGCGCCCGCCCACATCCCCGGATCAAGGACCTGACCGAGCGGGAGCAGGAGGTGCTGGGCCTGGTGGGGGAGGGGCTCAGCAACGAGGAGATCGCGGAACAGCTCGTCGTCAGTCCCGCCACCGCGCGCACCCACGTGAGCCGCGCCATGGTCAAACTCCAGGCCCGCGACCGGGCACAGCTCGCCGTCTTCGCCCACCAAGCCGGCCTCGTCGACTAG